Sequence from the Prosthecobacter debontii genome:
TTGCTGAATCCTGGCGATACGTCTCACTGGTGACGATTTGCCGAATCAGATGCTTCACATCCCAGCCATGCTTCATGAAATCGACTGCGAGCCAATCCAATAACTCCGGATGGGTGGGGCGTTCTCCCTGCAAGCCGAAATCGTCGGGTGTGCGCACCAGCCCATACCCGAAGAACATCTGCCACAAGTGATTGACGAAAACACGAGCGGTGAGGGGATTTTCCTTGGATGTGATCCAGCGGGCAAGGCCTAACCGATTGCGTGATTCACCTGAGGGCCAGGCCGCGATGGCTGCTGGAACGTCTTGCTGAACCTTGTCGCCATGTTTGTCCCAGACACCACGGACTAGGATGTGGGTTTCACGCGGTTCTTTGCGTTCGGCTAAAACCATGACGCTGAGTTTGCCCGCGCCGGCTTTGACTTCCTGAAGCTGAGCGGTTGCGCGCTCCAGGGCCGTTTTGGCTTCTTGATAAGGTGCGTAGTCCTCTAGGAACTGAGCGAAGAGGCGGTCATGCAAGGCTGGAGGAAGTTGGTCGAGGTCTTTGATTCCTGCGCTGGCTAACTGTTCCAGAGGGGCTGGCTCCAGGCTATTCACGGCAGGGCCGGGTTGATCCGTGATGGAAAGACGAAAGCGCCCAATATTGGCATCTCCCTGGGTGGAGCGATGCAGCATTTCAAAGATGAGCTCTTCCTCCGCATCCAGCGACAAAGGGGCGGCAAGCGCAAACACGGCCGTGTGAGGCTGCGTTTGTTGGGCCCCACGAGTCGTCCAGCCATTGCGCGGATCATCATCCAGGGTGCCTTTGACACTGCCATACTCGCGGGCGGCCTTTTTATCGGTGGGAGTGAACTCGGCGTCGGCCACCGCATTCTTCACGGCGATGTCGCGGATCTGGGTGCTGCCTCGGCGGCGCACCTGAACTTTAATGTCTGTCAGGATGAACTCTCCTGAAGCTCCTCGTGATAAACCTCCCTGAGTATGACTGGCGTGGGGAAACACTTCCAGCTTCAGGCCTGTGATGCGTGACTGTTTCACGGGCGCGATGAGCCGATAGTCATCCTGCTTTCGATTCGGACCTGAGGCCTGCACGGTGCCGTCTTTTTCTTGTTTCAGGAGGGTGCCTTCCTCGGACTCCAATTGGCCGTGCAGCACCTGCCACGCTTTGTAACTGGGCTTGGTGCTTTGCCACCGATCTTGGAGCCAGTTCTTAAAAGGTGATTCAGCAGCGGCACGTGCTTGCTTTTCCAGAGGCGTCCGCTCAGCCACCAGCGCTTCCGCTTCGCGAACGGCTCGTTTGGAGAGGGGCGATTGATAGCTCAGGTAGGGCTTAGCATTCGTGCCTGCACGGCCATCTTCATCGATGCTATTGAAGAAAGCTGCGAGGCTGTAGTAGTCCGCATGAGTGATGGGATCAAACTTGTGCGTGTGACATTGCGTGCAACCTAACGTTAGGCCGAGCCAAACCGTGCCGGTGGTATTGACGCGATCAATCACATAATCTACCCGCGACTCCTCTTTATCCCGCCCTCCTTCACCATTGGTCATGTGGTTGCGGTGAAAACACGTGGCGATCTTTTGTTCTGCGGTGGCATTGGGCAAGAGGTCGCCTGCGAATTGTTCCAGCGTGAATTGATCGAAGGGTTTGTTCTCGTTGAAGGACTGCACCACGTAGTCTCGCCAGGGCCAGTTGGTTCGGTTGGCATCCGCCTGGAATCCATCGGTGTCTGCATACCTGGCGGCATCCAGCCACCACATGGCCATGCGTTCACCGAAGTGTGGGGAGGCTAACAAGCGATCCACCGTTTCCTCAAACTGAGGGGGTGAAAAAGCGGCGACATCCGCAGGCGTCGGCGGAAGGCCCGTGAGGTCGAAGGAGAGCCGGCGCAGGAGCGTGTGTGGAGGTGCTTCTGGGGAAGGGGAGAGACCCTCTTTGGACAATCGAGCTCGAACCCAGTGATCCACGGGATGCCCTTTCACCGGTCGCTGAACAGGCTTCTCAAAGGCCCAATGCTTACCCCAGGGGGCTCCTTCTTGAATCCAGCGTTGGAGAGTCGCTGTTTGGTCTGCGGTGAGCCGAGGTTTATGGGACTTCGGCGGGGGCATCAGATCGTCGAGATTCTCGGTGAGAATCCGGCTGATGAAATCACTGGCGTGGGGCTGGCCAGGCTTGATCACTGCGAGGGCTCCCTCACGAGTGTCGAGTCTCAAATCCGCTTTGCGATGCGCTTCATCTTGGCCATGGCAGCTCAGACAATTGTCAGAGAGAATGGGCAAGACGTCTCGACTAAAGCTCACCGGCTCCACTGCCACGATAAAGGCGGGCAGTGAAAGAAGGATGGACAGCAGCAGACGGGGGGACATGGAGTTAACCATGCCATAAGGAACGGTCCGCACCATGCAGGGTGCAGGATTTGCCTTTGGATTATCCGGCTATGCTGAGGCGGTTGTGGAGATAGGCTCCGAAATCGTCTCCGGGAGGCCCAAAATCATCTCCGCAGGGCCGGGTGCTTGCGCCTGGATTGCTGCCAACGGTCCTTGCAAAAGCGTCCAGCTCAAACCCTCGCGATAGCGTGATTTCCAGTGTCCGCGACGCAGGACGGTATCCGCTGCGCCATGGCGAAGGTAGGCGAAATAACGCTTGTGACTCAGCGCGAGACGAAGCGCGGAAACATCTTCTGTTAGGCTGACGAGATGCATGGGACGCACCGGGCCTTTGGAGGATTCCTCTTCATACACAAGGATGGCTGCAAGGGCTGAATCTGCCGCTCCCAGGTCCAGATCCCATATGATCAATGGGGTTGCCTCCTCCGGAGATTGATCGGCGGGTAAACGAAGATGAAGGGCCAGTTGAGCCGCTTGGGGCCATTGATGGATATCAGCCTCCGTGGGGACGGTTTTGCCCGAGGTGACATGCACAATGCGGGCGGGTTTGCCGGGATCGAGTTGGAGTTCGTAATCGCCGATTCGGTGACCGTGATCGGGACTGATGACGGGTGGGCGTTCCTGGGTAACAGGGAAGTCGAGATCTTCGGCCTGGAGGATCTGACGCTTTTCCTCATACAGCTTCAGAAAGCAATCCTCCAAGATGCTCTGACGGATCTCTCGCATCAGTTGATGGTAGAAATGAATGTTATGCTGGCCCATGAGCTGCCAGCCCAAGGGTTCTTGAGTTTTGACCAAGTGATGCAGGTAAGCCCGGCTGTATTTCTGGCATGCTGAACAGGTGCAGGCGGGATCAAGCGGTCGATCCGAGAACTTATGCACGGTGCGACGGATCTGAACCATACCACGCGAAGTGAAAGCGGTGCCATGCTTAGCCACCTGCGTGGGGATGATGCAGTCAAACATATCCACTCCGCGATGCACTGCCTCCAGCACATCCAGAGGCGTGCCGACACCCATGAGGTAACGCGGACGATCCTCCGGCAGGAGTGCGGCGGTGACTTCGCAGGTGTCTTCGCGCTCTTGTTTGGCCTCCCCGACCGCCAAGCCGCCGATGGCAAATCCATCAAAAGGAAGCTGCATCAGCCCCTCGGCACTCTCCTGCCGCAGGTGCGGATACAAGGCTCCCTGAACAATGCCGAACATGGATTGAGGCGAGTCCTTGCGCGCCGCCAGACTGCGCACGGCCCAGCGTTGGGTAATTTGGAGCGCCGCCCGGGCTGCCTTTTCATCCGCTGTCGAGGGGATGCACTGATCCAGCACCATCATGATATCACTGCCGATGGCCATCTGAGTTTCGATGCTCAGTTCAGGACTCAGCAGGATGCGGCGGCCATCTACATAACTCTGAAACACCGCGCCTTCTTCACGCATGGAACGGGAGTGAGGAAGCGAGAAGATCTGATACCCGCCTGAATCCGTGAGCACGGAGCCCGGCCACTGCATGAAAGGATGGATGCCTCCCATCTTCTGAAACACCTCCGGACCGGGGCGTAGTAGCAGGTGATAGGTATTGGCCAGGAGGATTTGTGAACCCGACTCATGTAGGCTCTCGGGAAGCTGCGCCTTCACAGTCGCCTGGGTGCCGACCGGCATGAACAAAGGCGTGCGCACGGTGGTATGCAGCGTGCGGAAAGTGGCGGCACGAGCGCGCGAACCGCTGGCGCGGGCTTCTAGGCGAAAGTCGAGTCGGGAGGGGGACATGAACTCCTCTCCCTATCGCTGATTCAGGCCACGTCGAGAGGCAATGATGGCGTGAGGCCCATGTTATCCGCGACGGATCTCTGATCCCTTGAACCGGATGCCAAAGCGAAAGACCTTTTTCTTCCGGCACTGGATCTGACCGGTTTGGAGATCAAACTTCTCAG
This genomic interval carries:
- a CDS encoding PSD1 and planctomycete cytochrome C domain-containing protein: MSPRLLLSILLSLPAFIVAVEPVSFSRDVLPILSDNCLSCHGQDEAHRKADLRLDTREGALAVIKPGQPHASDFISRILTENLDDLMPPPKSHKPRLTADQTATLQRWIQEGAPWGKHWAFEKPVQRPVKGHPVDHWVRARLSKEGLSPSPEAPPHTLLRRLSFDLTGLPPTPADVAAFSPPQFEETVDRLLASPHFGERMAMWWLDAARYADTDGFQADANRTNWPWRDYVVQSFNENKPFDQFTLEQFAGDLLPNATAEQKIATCFHRNHMTNGEGGRDKEESRVDYVIDRVNTTGTVWLGLTLGCTQCHTHKFDPITHADYYSLAAFFNSIDEDGRAGTNAKPYLSYQSPLSKRAVREAEALVAERTPLEKQARAAAESPFKNWLQDRWQSTKPSYKAWQVLHGQLESEEGTLLKQEKDGTVQASGPNRKQDDYRLIAPVKQSRITGLKLEVFPHASHTQGGLSRGASGEFILTDIKVQVRRRGSTQIRDIAVKNAVADAEFTPTDKKAAREYGSVKGTLDDDPRNGWTTRGAQQTQPHTAVFALAAPLSLDAEEELIFEMLHRSTQGDANIGRFRLSITDQPGPAVNSLEPAPLEQLASAGIKDLDQLPPALHDRLFAQFLEDYAPYQEAKTALERATAQLQEVKAGAGKLSVMVLAERKEPRETHILVRGVWDKHGDKVQQDVPAAIAAWPSGESRNRLGLARWITSKENPLTARVFVNHLWQMFFGYGLVRTPDDFGLQGERPTHPELLDWLAVDFMKHGWDVKHLIRQIVTSETYRQDSATSADLIERDPQNRLLARGPRFRLPSWMLRDAALTVSGLLNPALGGPPVRPYQPEGVWEENFMGRFTYQPSEGAAQYRRTLYAFWRRSIAPTFLFDSAQRRVCEVGMNRTNTPLQALTLLNDATMREAAETLAQQVLHKKITPEQRLNDLFEGVLSRSASSQELHILTRELDRALKHYQAHPQDAESYLRLPHNQVPPHEQAAYALVASLVLNLDEAITHE
- the tgt gene encoding tRNA guanosine(34) transglycosylase Tgt: MSPSRLDFRLEARASGSRARAATFRTLHTTVRTPLFMPVGTQATVKAQLPESLHESGSQILLANTYHLLLRPGPEVFQKMGGIHPFMQWPGSVLTDSGGYQIFSLPHSRSMREEGAVFQSYVDGRRILLSPELSIETQMAIGSDIMMVLDQCIPSTADEKAARAALQITQRWAVRSLAARKDSPQSMFGIVQGALYPHLRQESAEGLMQLPFDGFAIGGLAVGEAKQEREDTCEVTAALLPEDRPRYLMGVGTPLDVLEAVHRGVDMFDCIIPTQVAKHGTAFTSRGMVQIRRTVHKFSDRPLDPACTCSACQKYSRAYLHHLVKTQEPLGWQLMGQHNIHFYHQLMREIRQSILEDCFLKLYEEKRQILQAEDLDFPVTQERPPVISPDHGHRIGDYELQLDPGKPARIVHVTSGKTVPTEADIHQWPQAAQLALHLRLPADQSPEEATPLIIWDLDLGAADSALAAILVYEEESSKGPVRPMHLVSLTEDVSALRLALSHKRYFAYLRHGAADTVLRRGHWKSRYREGLSWTLLQGPLAAIQAQAPGPAEMILGLPETISEPISTTASA